A portion of the Coturnix japonica isolate 7356 chromosome 4, Coturnix japonica 2.1, whole genome shotgun sequence genome contains these proteins:
- the LOC107313875 gene encoding homeobox protein HMX2-like, which translates to MVQLGSGRGAPPPLLAPPTAFSIDSILQPGPRCQAREQGRASCALPEDEEEEEEEEEEGPAEEQPSKGSTDSGSERLREEGPRRADAEAEGSVSPFSTERFRGCRQPSPRDSGGCSRESGRCSAAGGKKKTRTIFSKSQVFQLESTFDVKRYLSSAERAGLAAALHLSEKQVKIWFQNRRNKLKRQLSAEPEGPGQAEPPGEPLPPPAASFSFPALYKDSALLSRCLLPLPFPLLYPGNAIPYLCLPGPVKHFSLLDGDV; encoded by the exons ATGGTGCAGCTCGGGAGCGGCCGCGGAGCCCCACCGCCTCTCCTGGCCCCACCGACGGCCTTCAGCATCgacagcatcctgcagcccGGTCCCCGCTGCCAGGCCCGGGAGCAGGGTAGGGCCAGCTGCGCGCTGCCGGAGGacgaagaggaagaggaggaggaggaagaagaggggcCTGCGGAGGAGCAGCCCAGTAAAGGTTCTACCGACTCGG GCAGCGAGCGGCTGCGGGAGGAAGGGCCGCGCCGGGCGGATGCTGAGGCCGAAGGctcagtttctcctttttccaCGGAGAGGTTCCGCGGATGCCGGCAGCCGTCGCCGCGGGACTCTGGGGGTTGCAGCAGGGAGAGTGGAAGGTGTTCAGCTGCCGGAGGCAAGAAAAAGACGCGGACCATCTTCTCCAAGAGCCAGGTTTTCCAGCTGGAGTCCACCTTCGACGTGAAACGCTacctgagcagtgctgagcgGGCCGGCTTGGCCGCCGCGCTGCACCTCTCCGAGAAGCAGGTGAAGATCTGGTTCCAGAACCGCCGCAACAAGCTCAAGAGACAGCTGTCGGCCGAGCCCGAGGGTCCGGGCCAAGCGGAGCCCCCAGGGGAGCCCCTGCCGCCTCCCGCCGCCTCTTTCTCCTTCCCGGCCCTATACAAGGACAGCGCCCTGCTCAGCCGCTGCCTGCTGCCTCTCCCCTTTCCTCTGCTGTACCCGGGCAACGCCATCCCCTACCTCTGCCTTCCCGGCCCGGTTAAGCACTTCAGCCTGCTAGACGGGGACGTATAG